The sequence tttgtgtggagaAGTTGGGTGAGGATGGCACTTGGTTTGGCTTTGATACTCCCCTTGGTCAAATAGCCACCTACTGATCACTGTCTGAGCTTAGATAATGAATGAACCTGTGGAACTGAGTGAGCACTCATGGATGAAGAAATGGAGGGGAGATGGGATGAGGGAGATCATTCTGGATAAAGATGCTCTCGTGCCCAAATTAGATAAGAACATGTTGGTACACCCATTCCAGGGTGTGGCCCTGTTATCCTTATCCCGTCCAGTGCTTCTACAGGCCCTTGCTGGGCTGGTTATGTGCAGTCACATGGCAAACAGGAGTGTCAATTTGAACAAGATCTGATGCAATAAAGCCCTGCATCAGCTGTGGCTGCACTTTGACCAGTAACCGGGGAAAGGGTTTACATAGGACAGGAAACAGCCGTATTCTGATGGGGCCGCTCTTATTACGACAGCAGCCTTCAACAGCTCGCGGCACTAGGTTAAACTGGATTTAACTGGGCAGAGGCGAGGGGCGGGATCTGGGATTTCTCTGGCCTGTACGACTCCGTTCCACTCCAGATGGTGTTACCGGCCCCTGAGTCATTGGGAGTTGCTGCATTTTCTTGCACGGATTTTTATCACCACTTAATTAAATATTTCACTAGTTTTGACCCCGACTATCTTAATATATGTCCTCCCCGACGAGCACTAGCTTCCTGAACTTGGCCCCAGGCTCAGGAGCACCAACTTGGGCTTCATTAGGAATCATTGCATTTGCAGTCCGATTCTCCACATTTATAACCTGACTCTCTTAGTGAGCTGGGCCCTTGAGGTTTTACCCATTTTGAAATTTGAGTAACACTTTTTCACATCCCGTCCCCAGAGTACAAGTAGCAGATATATTTGACCCAGTTACAGATTTTCTTTCCCCCTCTATCTTTTGTGTGTCTCACTTATTCTCACCCACTTTCAGGGCCTTGGTTTCGATGTCTATCAGCTggctgcaaaagatcccatggcgtgATTTGAAGAGCAGGTAGCTCTGCCAATTTCTGAATCTACATTCCTTCCACAACTATCTAAAACAACCTTATTGCTGCCTATTGGATCTTACTGTGCATAATTTGCCCACATAAGTGATTATCCTTCAAAAACGTTGCCTACGTAAGTGCTTATCCTTCAAAGTGCTTCAATAATTATTTTTGCAAGGAAAAGCACTATATATAAAAGCAACTTTTTCTTTGAATTTTTCTCCCTTCACCATCCTCCCCAATCTTCATGGAGGTCAAGTGACACCATCTCCCTGGCCATCAGCTGATATGGCTAAAAGTTACCAGGTTAACAAAGTTCGGCGATGAGGAAGACCTGATGTTGATGACCCTGCACACACTCCACAAGTGGCCTTGGTGATCCTGCCTGGTTTAATTCAGTGATGTGGTCTTCAGATGAAACCCACACACTGGGAGCTGACTGGCAGGGAGTGTGGAGTGAAAACTGCTCTGGTTTTACTTCTGTCTTTTCACATTCAAACTGTCTTTGGGCTGAGCTAATCTTTAGTTGGTAGGGGTGCTGCAATTGGTTTATGCTGTGGAAGGCAGAAATCCAGGTTCCCGCTACTTGATCGCTCTCGTGAGCCCCTGCTAAGCTGTGTACAAATAATGGTCTCTTAGTGGAATAATCAGCCAAAGCACACTGTCCAGATTAACACACAAGTGGGTACTGGAGGAATATTATAATTGGGACTGTTCCTTCAAGAGAGGAAAAAAACTTGGAAGGAATGGATCAACATTGTGTTGTAGTGGGAACAGCAGCTGTGTTGCTCCAGTCATTGGCTGGTGTTCATATACGGAAATGAGTTGTGTAGACACAGCACCAGGTATATCTGATCTCCTGGTCTTGTGGCTTGAATGGACAGGGTGGGGATGTACAAGGTTTAAATCTAACGTTCCCTTCAATTTGCCTATATTGCAAATCGCAGGTAGTAACATACCTTGGGACTGTGCCTTAGGATATATCCAACAACTTgcgttttatatttatatagcgcctttaatgaaacatcccaaggtgtttctcAGGCATGTTATAAAACTAAGAATCTCATTTaatgagatattaggtcagatgaccaaaatcatgatcaaagaggcaggttttaaggaacgtCTTTTAAAGGAAGGAAGTGTAGGGAGGGTACCCCTGAGCTtgggacctaggcagctgaagatgcagccaccaatggcagagcaattaaaatcagcatTTCCCAAATTCTTCACaaaccacatttttaaaaaaaaatcagcacaaATAGGTCTGGGCTTGCATTGGCACGTAGCCACTTCCAGTAGTTTGGGCACGCTTGTTCAAGGTAATCACATCATATGATATTTATTTCTCCTTTTTTTTACAGTGGTGTAGACAACAGGGAGCGATTGGCTGTGCCGAGCTACGATGAGGTCATGCAGGGAGATGCCATCCAGCCAGCAGAAGGGCCTGGCGCCAGTCTGGGGGACCAAAACATGGCCTCCCTTCCATCCTACGAGTCGCTTGTCGATGTTGGCACGGCGCCATCTGCGGACACAGGAGCCAGCGCACAGCCGGGGAACGAGCAGCCACCCCCCCGCCCAGGCCGGCGATTCAGCTCCAAAAGGATTCGTCGGATTCTGTCCGACAAATCACATCTCAAAAATTTTAGACTCCATCTAAGCAACCTGAATAGCACTGTCGTTAACTTGGAGCCGCttacccctcccccacagtacgaGGACGGAGTGGAAAAAAGCTTTGAGAACCTAAAGCCATCCTGAGTTGGCGCCAATGTTAAAATTGCCAATTGAGGATCTTTAGTTATCGACTGTGTCTCTCGAGAATCTGATGGATCTGATCCACCTGCACGTTATGCAATATGTGAACACTTGCTCTATATACCGGATTCCACAGCTCCTGGAATTACTTCTGTAGTTTAAGGTTAACCCATTCCTGTCCATGAAAGTATGTCACTCCCACTCCACTGGTATGATGCAGATCCTAAAAGTCTGTAACTAATGGACGGATGAGTTACTCTAATTACTGCCCTGTGTACGTCCCAGTGCCTTCATGGACAGCAGCCCTGCCATTTGTGGAGCCTGGGTGTAAAGCAAATGGAGGAGGCAAAGGGGTCCAGTCTCTCCTTATAAGAACTTGAAGACACCCCAGAGTGGTCACTTTGCTGAGGTAGTGCAGAACCTCTAGCTCCAC is a genomic window of Carcharodon carcharias isolate sCarCar2 chromosome 15, sCarCar2.pri, whole genome shotgun sequence containing:
- the tmem51a gene encoding transmembrane protein 51a, with product MASESSSGAQYALTALGVGMLALGIIMMVWSVVPGFGKGNTTQGGNSSSPAAEASKSKVSQVSYILCAGGVILLMLSICLSVREKKRRGRREEVTSIQYESTMLPDGGVDNRERLAVPSYDEVMQGDAIQPAEGPGASLGDQNMASLPSYESLVDVGTAPSADTGASAQPGNEQPPPRPGRRFSSKRIRRILSDKSHLKNFRLHLSNLNSTVVNLEPLTPPPQYEDGVEKSFENLKPS